A window of Fusarium musae strain F31 chromosome 1, whole genome shotgun sequence genomic DNA:
GAATCTGCTAAAAAGTGATTTTTCTGAATACAGTCATGTCCTTCACGACATGGCCAGTATCATTGCGTCTGAAGATACTCACAATTATTCGGGTGCCGTTTGTCCTCCATAACCAATAAAGCTATTTCCGCTTACGACTTCTCCTGCATCAACCGTAAATATCCAGCCCAGCAGACTCGGTATCAACCAAACTGTACCAAAGGATACCGTTTCCCGACAGCACGGCCGAGCGGATACCTACTGTAGTAACAAACATAGCATAACATAATAAAAGTCGCACCGCCTTATGCCGAGGCCTCTATAGTGTTCCAGCCCATGAAGTGATCATGTTTCAAACCGCCACTGTGTGAATCATTACAGCCAAGAGATCCCACCCGCTAGAGGCTTGCTTGTTGCACATTGCTCTTACCTACAAATGTCTTACACGGTTGTGTCATAAAGTCAAGGAAGCGAACATTGTCTATGAAAATCGTATACTGCTACGGAAAGGAATTTCGAGGATGGGCTGCACCAATCACCAATTTTCAATTTGTTGGTGTATTGAAATCGCCGTGATTGGAATGTGTTTTCAAGCCATTGACCGAGTTGATAAGGATTTGAGGAACCCTTAAAAGCATGACAAGATTCTTTTGAGCTCACGTATCTAcacttcaacctcatcgaaATAATGAGGAGCCAATAGCTGCAACCACTTTAGCCCACGAAACGAAACGACGCATCAACTGGTCCTCGGTGTTTGAGAACTCATGGGATCTATGCACCTAGAACATTGTTGGTGCCCTTGCCATTCCAGATCTGCACTGAGTCAACTCTGAAGATGGTAAAGAAAATTTCCCAGTTTCCTTCAAAAGCAGACGCCTTAGTTAGTTGCTAGCAAACATCTTAAACCCCGGTGAAGATCACAAACACTCGGGGGGTCTGCACATTTGAGGCAGCTTGATTCATTATTTCCTATTCTGGCTGTTTGCCCGGCCTCAGCTGGAAGCTTTGAGCAACGCACAACAAAGTACATACCCCCCTCCTCTTCCCCAGGCACAAAATAGGAGCAAGAATGATgtatcaaggctgttgagctgAGCTGGTTATATATGTAACCTCTAGGCTCCGTCTTTGTGCCACGTTTCGATGTAAGGCGAGGCCTCGTTCACATACAGAacaagacgaggatgaagtaAGAATATATCCATTTCCCTTCCGATACGGCAGCAGCAACCATGACATATTCGCCATCGAACAGTCGTCTCAGCTCGTTAATCTCCTGCTCGATCCCGAGTGTTTGTGCTGTGGTGCAAGCATGCGCTGACGGGCTCCGGAGCCACGTTGGTTTGTTGAGAGGGTGACACTGCAGTCAGTGCTCACTTCGCTCGAACCCCATGATGCAGACATTCGACCCTCAGTGACGCTCATGTTCGAGTAGCCTGCTCTGATTTCTTCGGCAAGCGATACTTGCCGCCGGTTAGCTCTAATTTATTCTCCGCCACCTTTTCTGCCAAAAACTCCTGCAACTCCTCATTCGTCCAGGAACAGCCATCAGGAATCAGcattttcatcatcatcaacatctgtcCAAGAGGCATAATTGGTGCTGAGTTTGTCAGCATGCCCACGATGAACTGCCAGTATACAGTTCGGCGCTCCTGCTCCTTGGGATCGATTTTGGGCTTGCGAGGAGACGAGCGGCTGTCATTGCCAAGTTCCTGAGCTTCACCAGGATCGCCTGATTTACCCGCTTGTTCACCCTCGTTCAGACGCTCCAAGACAGCATAGGTTCGGCTGCCAACGTCACGGAGCACTCTCCTGGAGACCCAGAACTTTAGAGCCAGATCGAGAAGATCCTCGTCTATCATGAGCTGTTGCCATATCTCATCGAAAGTTCGTGCTGTGGAGCCGTGTCTGCCTTCAGTGCTGTCGTCCTGGAACGCGTATATCACAGCAGCCTCGTAAGTCTTGCATTCAAGCTCGACAGTGCGgtcctcaaagtcaagttTGACTGTTGCAGAACCTAACTGATCCAACCAAGTGAGTTTGCGAGAGGTCTTGAGTCGCTCAAACCCTTGTTCGTATTTGGCCCGCATCGCAGCAACGGGTGGCGGGACTGTGAAAGGGTCCTTTGGTAAGGTTGGCCAAAAGAGTCTAGAGAGAATCTTGGTGTGATATGCTGGTGCTCCTGTATCAAGCGACGGTTGAGAAATGTTCTTTCCGAGAACTGCATCGACTCTTTTTGAGTCTTGAATATCCTTCATCATGACATCACAGTTTTGTAAAGCATTGTCGCCGAACCGCTTCTTGAGCAGGCTTAGTACTTTGGTCTCTTGTGTAAAGCTTGCTTGGTTGGAAAGCAATCGCTCTGCGATGATGAGTTGAAACTCCTTGATAAAAATCTCTTGAGACCCAAGCGCGCTGATCAGAGTTCCGATGACGTCCTCGTTCTTCGGTCTCTTGTAGTTGACACCTGCGTCTACAGGATCGGGCACCCAGGTCATGTCGTTCCAGTCCAGGTCCTCGTCATCGACCTGGCGtcgttgctgttgagcaGCTGAGTTGAGTAAAACTGCCAACTCCGCAAGCTTTGCCTTTCCCTCCCCCGTACTGGCTTCACTCGGGTTAGAGAGCAAGCCTGTGACCACGATTCTGATGGCATCGTCCCGCTGGCACAGGTACAGCTGTAGTGCATGAACGACACGATCAAGGAGAACCTTGGAATGATCCAAGGCATGAAATGTCCTTATCATAGAAATGTACGTTTGAAGGATATCGGAGGTGGATCGTCCAGGATGAAGGAGTCGCTTCTGAAGAGCGAGGGAGAACGTGTCGGTCAATTGAAGACGGCGTTGTGGCGTAGAAACAGCCAGACGAAGATCCTCGAGTCCGCCCCGGCTTTCTGGCCAATTCAAAGCGATATCAAATAGTTCTTGAATTCGCAAAGTAGCAAGGCGACCTACCGCGATCTCCTTCCAGCATTCAACATCGTTCCAAGCGATAGGGGTTCCAAGACGACTGAACACCTCAACAGCAAGGCGGCCGTACTGGTTTTCAACCCAATCTGAAAGATGGTCAAGGCACCCAGTCAGggtgcttgagcttggcgtTGACGACTGTTCAGACGTTTCCCAAAATCCCGAATAGCAGGTCTTGATAAATTCTACCATGCTAGCATCCATGATTTCGGCGAAGAGCACTTGAAATCTCTCCCCCACCAGTCCAACATTCTTAAGAGATTCGAGAAGCCCCAGAAGCTCTTCCCGAGCCGCCGTATCACCATAAATATATTGTGATTCTAAAACTCCAGCATAGCGTCTCCCAATACCAAGACTAGAACGTATGAGTCGCTGTAAGACACTTCTCAGGGCATTCGTCAAGCCCTGGTTGAGAGAGTTACCAATGATGGTATGTAAATCACGACGAAACTTTGAAAAAGATGAGTTAGCAGATGC
This region includes:
- a CDS encoding hypothetical protein (EggNog:ENOG41~BUSCO:EOG09260FKU) translates to MIITASRYRARKQKVFWSVFQTDVSSPTPRSTPVAAFTDEGAAFGGPHASHHRAHPPPPPPLFHETLQHTDDQVRWDRAWHTVTSKIQLPTSVAVEDSFGTLPPESQDVDLDFRDSLALLLYPGRSLPQAAHTEDILLWHTHQVRQHFIHHVMPLLSACSSQDDHTQVLASSVSTLEAAHRQYLWGLTLIIQGFEDDASANSSFSKFRRDLHTIIGNSLNQGLTNALRSVLQRLIRSSLGIGRRYAGVLESQYIYGDTAAREELLGLLESLKNVGLVGERFQVLFAEIMDASMVEFIKTCYSGFWETSEQSSTPSSSTLTGCLDHLSDWVENQYGRLAVEVFSRLGTPIAWNDVECWKEIAVGRLATLRIQELFDIALNWPESRGGLEDLRLAVSTPQRRLQLTDTFSLALQKRLLHPGRSTSDILQTYISMIRTFHALDHSKVLLDRVVHALQLYLCQRDDAIRIVVTGLLSNPSEASTGEGKAKLAELAVLLNSAAQQQRRQVDDEDLDWNDMTWVPDPVDAGVNYKRPKNEDVIGTLISALGSQEIFIKEFQLIIAERLLSNQASFTQETKVLSLLKKRFGDNALQNCDVMMKDIQDSKRVDAVLGKNISQPSLDTGAPAYHTKILSRLFWPTLPKDPFTVPPPVAAMRAKYEQGFERLKTSRKLTWLDQLGSATVKLDFEDRTVELECKTYEAAVIYAFQDDSTEGRHGSTARTFDEIWQQLMIDEDLLDLALKFWVSRRVLRDVGSRTYAVLERLNEGEQAGKSGDPGEAQELGNDSRSSPRKPKIDPKEQERRTVYWQFIVGMLTNSAPIMPLGQMLMMMKMLIPDGCSWTNEELQEFLAEKVAENKLELTGGKYRLPKKSEQATRT